In Fusobacterium hwasookii, a single window of DNA contains:
- the mglA gene encoding galactose/methyl galactoside ABC transporter ATP-binding protein MglA, protein MENLKYVLEMENISKEFPGVKALDDVQLKLKPGTVHALMGENGAGKSTLMKCLFGIYEKNSGKILLDGVEVNFKSTKEALENGVSMVHQELNQVLQRNVLDNIWLGRYPMKGFFVDEKKMYNDTINIFKDLDIKVDPRKKVADLPIAERQMIEIAKAVSYKSKVIVMDEPTSSLTEKEVDHLFRIIKKLKESGVGIIYISHKMEEIKMISDEITILRDGKWISTNDVSKISTEQIISMMVGRDLTERFPKKDNIAKEMILEVKNLTALNQPSIQDVSFELYKGEILGIAGLVGSKRTEIVETIFGMRPKEHGEIILNGKTVKNRNPEEAIKNGFALVTEERRSTGIFSMLDIAFNSVISNLDRYKNKFKLLKNKDIGKDTKWIVDSMRVKTPSHTTKIGTLSGGNQQKVIIGRWLLTEPEVLMLDEPTRGIDVLAKYEIYQLMIDLAKKDKGIIMISSEMPELLGVTDRILVMSNGRVAGIVKTSETNQEEIMELSAKYL, encoded by the coding sequence ATGGAAAATCTAAAATATGTATTAGAAATGGAAAATATTTCCAAAGAGTTTCCTGGAGTAAAAGCACTAGATGATGTTCAATTAAAACTAAAACCTGGAACTGTTCATGCTCTAATGGGAGAAAATGGTGCTGGAAAATCAACATTAATGAAATGTTTATTTGGAATTTATGAAAAAAATAGTGGAAAAATTTTATTAGATGGTGTAGAAGTTAATTTTAAATCTACAAAAGAAGCTTTAGAAAATGGTGTTTCTATGGTTCACCAAGAACTAAACCAAGTTTTACAAAGAAATGTACTTGATAATATTTGGCTTGGTAGATATCCAATGAAAGGATTCTTTGTAGATGAAAAGAAGATGTATAATGACACAATTAATATCTTTAAAGATTTAGATATTAAGGTAGATCCTAGAAAAAAAGTAGCAGACTTACCTATTGCTGAAAGACAAATGATAGAAATAGCTAAGGCTGTATCATATAAATCAAAAGTAATAGTGATGGATGAGCCAACTTCTTCATTAACTGAAAAAGAAGTTGATCATTTATTTAGAATTATCAAAAAATTAAAAGAAAGTGGAGTTGGAATTATTTATATTTCACATAAAATGGAAGAAATAAAAATGATTTCTGATGAAATTACTATTTTAAGAGATGGTAAATGGATATCAACTAATGATGTTTCAAAAATTTCAACTGAACAAATTATAAGTATGATGGTAGGTAGAGATTTAACTGAACGTTTCCCTAAAAAAGATAATATAGCTAAGGAAATGATATTAGAAGTTAAGAATTTAACAGCTTTAAATCAACCTTCTATACAAGATGTAAGCTTTGAGCTTTATAAAGGGGAAATTTTAGGAATAGCTGGACTTGTTGGTTCTAAAAGAACAGAAATAGTTGAAACTATTTTTGGAATGAGACCAAAAGAACATGGTGAAATTATTTTAAATGGTAAAACTGTAAAAAATAGAAATCCAGAAGAAGCTATAAAAAATGGTTTTGCCTTAGTAACAGAAGAACGTAGAAGTACAGGAATATTTTCAATGTTGGATATAGCATTTAACTCTGTTATCTCTAACTTAGATAGATATAAAAATAAATTTAAACTTCTTAAAAATAAAGATATAGGGAAAGATACTAAATGGATAGTAGATAGTATGAGAGTAAAAACTCCTTCACACACTACAAAAATTGGAACTCTTTCTGGTGGAAATCAACAAAAAGTAATCATTGGAAGATGGCTACTAACTGAACCAGAAGTTCTTATGCTTGATGAACCTACTAGAGGTATTGATGTTTTAGCAAAATATGAAATATATCAATTAATGATAGACCTTGCTAAAAAAGATAAAGGAATTATAATGATTTCTTCTGAAATGCCTGAACTTTTAGGAGTAACAGATAGAATACTTGTTATGAGTAACGGTAGGGTTGCAGGAATTGTTAAAACTTCTGAAACAAATCAAGAAGAAATAATGGAATTATCAGCTAAATATCTATAA
- the mglB gene encoding galactose/glucose ABC transporter substrate-binding protein MglB, whose protein sequence is MKKFGMLFGSIILASALVACGEKKEEAKTDAPAGEKLSIGLTAYKFDDNFIALFRKAFEAEAAAKADTVEVTAIDSQNSVATEKEQIEAVLEKGVKAFAINLVDASAADGIINLLKEKNVPVVFYNRKPSDEAIASYDKLYYVGIDPNAQGIAQGQLIEKLWKENPDLDLNKDGVIQYVMLTGEPGHPDAVARTKYSISTLNDHGIKTEELHQDTAMWDTATAKDKMDAWLSGPNGSKIEVVICNNDGMALGAIESMKAAGKVLPTFGVDALPEALVKIEAGEMAGTVLNDAKGQASATFNMVVNLAQGKEPTEGTNLKLDNKIILIPSIGINKSNVADFK, encoded by the coding sequence ATGAAAAAATTTGGTATGTTATTTGGTTCAATTATTCTTGCATCAGCATTAGTTGCTTGTGGAGAAAAAAAGGAAGAAGCTAAAACTGATGCTCCTGCTGGAGAAAAATTATCAATAGGGCTAACTGCTTATAAATTTGATGATAACTTCATAGCTTTATTCAGAAAAGCATTTGAAGCTGAAGCAGCAGCTAAAGCTGATACAGTTGAAGTAACTGCTATTGACTCTCAAAACAGTGTTGCTACTGAAAAAGAACAAATAGAAGCAGTTCTTGAAAAGGGAGTTAAAGCTTTTGCTATAAACTTAGTTGATGCATCTGCAGCGGATGGAATTATTAATTTATTAAAAGAAAAAAATGTTCCAGTTGTATTTTATAACAGAAAACCTTCTGATGAAGCAATAGCTTCTTATGACAAATTATACTATGTAGGAATTGATCCTAATGCACAAGGAATTGCACAAGGTCAATTAATTGAAAAATTATGGAAAGAAAATCCTGATCTTGACTTAAATAAAGATGGAGTTATTCAATATGTAATGTTAACTGGAGAACCTGGACACCCAGATGCAGTTGCAAGAACTAAATATTCTATCTCTACTTTAAATGATCATGGAATTAAAACTGAAGAATTACACCAAGATACTGCTATGTGGGATACTGCTACTGCAAAAGATAAAATGGATGCTTGGTTATCAGGACCTAATGGTTCAAAAATAGAAGTAGTTATTTGTAATAATGATGGAATGGCATTAGGAGCTATCGAATCAATGAAAGCTGCTGGAAAAGTTTTACCTACATTTGGTGTTGACGCATTACCAGAAGCTCTAGTTAAAATAGAAGCTGGAGAAATGGCAGGAACTGTTCTTAATGATGCAAAAGGACAAGCAAGTGCAACATTCAATATGGTAGTTAATTTAGCACAAGGAAAAGAACCTACTGAAGGAACTAATCTAAAATTAGATAATAAAATAATATTAATTCCTAGCATTGGAATAAACAAATCTAATGTTGCAGACTTCAAATAA
- a CDS encoding ROK family protein — translation MKHYIGIDLGGTNTKIGIVDSEGNLINSKIIKTNSHQNVDKTLERIWETAKKLITEKEIPLFSVVGIGIGIPGPVKNQSTVGFFANFDWEKNLNLKEKMEKLSGIETRIENDANIIAQGEAIFGAAKGKKSSITIAIGTGIGGGIFYNGNLISGVTGVGGEIGHMKVVKDGKTCGCGQNGCFEAYASASSLVKEAKERLKLNEDNLLFKEINGNLDELEAKNIFDAARKGDQFSKDLIEYESDYLALGIGNLLNIINPECIVISGGISLVGDEILIPVKEKLKKYTMPPALENLEIKVGVLGNEAGVKGAVALFI, via the coding sequence ATGAAACATTATATTGGTATTGATTTAGGTGGGACTAACACAAAGATTGGAATAGTTGATTCTGAGGGGAATTTAATAAATAGTAAAATTATAAAAACCAATTCTCATCAAAATGTTGATAAGACACTAGAAAGAATTTGGGAAACTGCAAAAAAACTAATTACAGAAAAAGAAATTCCACTTTTCTCTGTTGTAGGAATAGGAATAGGGATTCCAGGACCTGTAAAAAATCAAAGCACTGTAGGTTTTTTTGCAAATTTTGATTGGGAAAAAAATCTTAATTTAAAAGAAAAAATGGAAAAGCTAAGTGGAATTGAAACAAGAATAGAAAATGATGCTAATATCATTGCACAAGGTGAAGCTATTTTTGGAGCTGCAAAAGGCAAAAAATCTTCAATAACTATCGCAATAGGAACAGGGATAGGTGGTGGAATATTTTATAATGGAAACCTTATTTCTGGTGTAACTGGTGTTGGTGGAGAAATAGGACATATGAAAGTAGTTAAAGATGGTAAGACTTGTGGTTGTGGTCAAAATGGTTGCTTTGAAGCTTATGCTTCTGCTAGTTCTCTTGTAAAAGAAGCAAAGGAAAGATTAAAGTTAAATGAAGATAATTTACTTTTTAAAGAAATTAATGGAAATTTAGATGAACTTGAAGCAAAAAATATTTTTGATGCTGCTAGAAAAGGAGATCAATTTTCAAAAGATTTAATAGAATATGAAAGTGATTATTTAGCTTTAGGAATAGGGAATCTTTTAAATATAATTAATCCTGAATGTATAGTTATAAGTGGTGGAATTTCTTTGGTTGGTGATGAAATTTTAATACCTGTAAAAGAAAAGTTAAAGAAATATACAATGCCACCAGCACTTGAGAACTTAGAAATAAAGGTTGGAGTCTTAGGTAATGAAGCAGGTGTAAAAGGAGCAGTGGCACTTTTTATTTAA
- a CDS encoding MBL fold metallo-hydrolase — protein MKKLFKILFYLIIIFIILMIVTYLFMKTPAFGALPSGKSLEKIKASKNYVDGEFKNKESTELLTDTKKTPIKRLLEFAFEKDPEGTVPDFELPSTKTDLKSLDPNEDVMIWFGHSSLFIQISGKKVLVDPVFSKYASPVPFTNKAFDGTNIYDVDDLPEIDILLITHDHYDHLDYPTIKKLKDQVSKIIVPLGVDAHLLRWGFDEDKITTVDWDDEVAIDDNLKIYALETRHFSGRGFFNRNQSLWVSYLIEEKINDKNYKLFLSGDGGYSGRFKEFKERFGNIDLAAMESGQYNQEWSLIHSKPEDVVMASEDMEVKYLLPIHNSKFKLSNHTWDDPLKRLDKLVETTNIKLLTPIIGEKIYLHKENSFSKWWENIENK, from the coding sequence TTGAAAAAGTTATTTAAGATATTATTTTACCTAATAATAATATTTATTATATTAATGATTGTTACATATTTATTTATGAAAACTCCCGCTTTTGGTGCCTTACCAAGTGGAAAAAGTTTAGAGAAAATAAAAGCCTCTAAAAACTATGTAGATGGAGAATTTAAAAATAAAGAGAGCACAGAATTATTAACAGATACTAAAAAAACTCCAATAAAAAGACTTTTAGAATTTGCATTTGAAAAAGATCCAGAAGGAACTGTTCCAGATTTTGAATTACCAAGTACAAAAACAGACTTGAAAAGTTTAGATCCTAATGAAGATGTTATGATATGGTTTGGGCATTCTTCTCTTTTTATTCAAATATCTGGAAAGAAAGTCTTGGTTGACCCTGTTTTTTCTAAATATGCTTCGCCTGTTCCATTTACTAATAAGGCTTTTGATGGAACAAATATCTATGATGTAGATGATTTACCTGAAATAGACATTTTACTTATTACTCATGATCATTATGATCATTTAGACTATCCTACTATAAAAAAATTAAAGGATCAAGTAAGTAAAATAATAGTTCCATTAGGAGTAGATGCTCATCTTTTAAGATGGGGCTTTGATGAAGATAAAATTACAACTGTTGATTGGGATGATGAAGTTGCAATAGATGATAATTTAAAAATTTATGCTTTAGAGACAAGACATTTTTCAGGTAGAGGATTCTTTAATAGAAATCAAAGTTTGTGGGTTTCTTACTTAATAGAGGAAAAAATTAATGATAAAAATTATAAATTATTCCTAAGTGGAGATGGTGGGTATAGTGGAAGATTTAAAGAGTTTAAAGAAAGATTTGGAAATATTGACCTTGCTGCAATGGAAAGTGGTCAATATAATCAAGAATGGTCTTTAATCCACTCAAAGCCAGAAGATGTAGTTATGGCATCAGAAGATATGGAGGTAAAATATTTACTTCCAATACATAATAGCAAGTTTAAATTATCTAATCATACTTGGGATGATCCTTTAAAAAGATTGGATAAATTAGTAGAAACTACAAATATAAAACTACTTACACCTATAATAGGAGAAAAAATTTACTTACATAAAGAAAATTCTTTTTCTAAATGGTGGGAGAATATAGAAAATAAATAA
- a CDS encoding NAD(P)/FAD-dependent oxidoreductase codes for MEKIYDVVIVGAGPAGLTAGIYAGRGNLSTLILEKEGIGSMIMTHQVDNYPGSHIGASGKEIYDVMKKQALDFGCEIKPATVLGFDPYNEIKIVKTDAGNFKTKYIIIATGLGKIGAKKVKGENKFLGAGVSYCATCDGAFTKGRVVSLVGKGDELIEESLFLTRYAKEVNVFLTSDDLDCNEELKEAILSKENVKITKKVKLLEIKGEDFVTELDLEVDGNKETVATDFVFLYLGTKNNLELYGEFVSLSETGYIITDETMKTRTDKMYAIGDIREKDVRQIATATNDGVIATTFILKEILKSKKK; via the coding sequence ATGGAAAAAATATATGATGTTGTAATAGTTGGTGCAGGACCTGCTGGGCTAACAGCTGGAATATATGCAGGAAGAGGAAATTTATCAACTCTTATCTTAGAAAAAGAAGGAATAGGAAGTATGATAATGACTCATCAAGTAGATAATTATCCTGGTTCTCATATTGGAGCTTCTGGAAAAGAAATTTATGATGTGATGAAAAAACAAGCTTTAGACTTTGGTTGTGAAATAAAACCAGCAACAGTTTTAGGTTTTGACCCTTATAATGAAATAAAAATTGTAAAAACAGATGCAGGAAATTTTAAAACAAAATATATTATAATAGCAACTGGTTTAGGAAAGATTGGTGCTAAAAAAGTAAAAGGAGAAAACAAGTTTTTAGGGGCAGGTGTTTCATATTGTGCAACTTGTGATGGGGCTTTTACAAAAGGTAGAGTTGTTTCATTAGTTGGAAAAGGAGATGAACTTATTGAAGAATCTCTATTTTTAACTAGATATGCAAAAGAAGTAAATGTATTTTTAACTTCTGATGATTTAGATTGTAATGAAGAATTAAAAGAAGCTATTTTGTCAAAAGAAAATGTAAAAATTACTAAAAAAGTAAAACTTTTAGAAATAAAAGGAGAAGACTTTGTTACAGAATTAGATTTAGAAGTAGATGGAAATAAAGAAACAGTAGCAACAGATTTCGTTTTCCTATATTTAGGTACAAAAAATAATCTTGAATTATATGGAGAATTTGTTAGTTTAAGTGAAACAGGTTACATAATAACTGATGAAACTATGAAAACAAGAACTGATAAAATGTATGCTATTGGAGATATAAGAGAAAAAGATGTAAGACAAATTGCTACTGCCACTAATGATGGAGTTATAGCAACAACATTCATTTTAAAAGAAATTTTAAAAAGTAAAAAGAAATAA
- a CDS encoding MBL fold metallo-hydrolase, translating to MRVKCFHLGAYGTNCFLAYDENNIAYFFDCGGRNLDKVYDFINEHNLNLKYIVLTHGHGDHIEGLNDLSSHYPEAKVYIGEEEKDFLYNSELSLSDRIFGEIFRFKGDIHTVKEGDMVGDFKVIDTPGHTIGSKSFYYENDKILITGDTLFRRSYGRYDLPTGDLEMLCHSLEKLSKLPDETVVYNGHTDSTTIGEEKLFLSRVGIL from the coding sequence TTGAGAGTAAAATGCTTTCATTTAGGGGCTTATGGAACAAATTGTTTCTTAGCTTATGATGAAAATAATATAGCTTATTTTTTTGATTGTGGAGGACGTAATTTAGATAAAGTTTATGATTTTATTAATGAACATAATTTAAATTTAAAATATATAGTATTAACACATGGACATGGAGATCATATTGAAGGTTTAAATGATTTATCTTCTCACTACCCAGAAGCAAAAGTCTATATAGGCGAAGAAGAAAAAGATTTTTTATATAACTCTGAACTTAGTTTATCAGATAGAATATTTGGAGAAATTTTTAGATTTAAAGGAGATATTCATACTGTAAAAGAAGGTGATATGGTAGGAGATTTCAAAGTTATAGATACTCCAGGACATACTATTGGTTCTAAGAGTTTTTATTATGAAAATGATAAAATTTTAATAACAGGAGATACATTATTTAGAAGAAGTTATGGTAGATATGATTTACCTACTGGTGATTTAGAAATGTTATGTCACAGTTTAGAAAAATTATCAAAATTACCAGATGAAACTGTTGTCTATAATGGGCATACTGATAGTACAACTATTGGAGAAGAAAAGTTATTTTTATCAAGAGTTGGAATACTTTAA
- the orr gene encoding ornithine racemase Orr: MYPRLEININKLKTNLQVISNLLKKRNISLTMVTKAYCANPDIINELVKDENLIDYLADSRIENLKGMKHIDIPKILLRLPMKSEVEDVIKYADISFNSEYETIEMLNEEAKKVNKVHKIVIMVDLGDLREGYFVQKDLFDNVKKIQDLHNISIIGVATNLTCYGAVLPSEENLSKLVSIAEKLERDFHIDIKIISGGNSSSLFLINENRLPAKINNLRIGEAILLGRETAYGEKIEGAFDNVFKLVCEIIENKEKPSVPLGERGLDAFGNQPIFEDKGIMERAILGIGRQDVKIGSFYPVDEKIEIIGASSDHTIIDVTHCEKKYKIGDLVEFKINYEGLLSLCTSKYVSKIII, from the coding sequence TTGTATCCAAGACTAGAGATAAATATAAATAAATTAAAAACTAATCTACAAGTAATATCAAATCTTTTAAAGAAAAGAAATATTTCTTTAACTATGGTAACAAAAGCCTATTGTGCAAATCCAGATATAATAAATGAACTTGTCAAAGATGAAAATTTAATTGATTACCTAGCAGATTCAAGAATAGAAAATTTAAAAGGAATGAAACATATAGATATTCCTAAAATACTTTTAAGGCTTCCTATGAAAAGCGAAGTTGAAGATGTTATTAAATATGCTGATATAAGTTTTAATTCAGAGTATGAAACCATTGAAATGCTAAATGAAGAAGCAAAAAAAGTTAATAAAGTTCATAAAATTGTTATTATGGTAGACCTAGGTGATTTGAGAGAAGGGTATTTTGTTCAAAAAGATCTTTTTGATAATGTAAAAAAAATTCAAGATTTACATAATATTTCTATTATAGGTGTTGCAACTAATTTAACCTGCTATGGAGCTGTTTTGCCATCAGAAGAAAATCTTTCAAAATTGGTAAGTATAGCTGAAAAACTTGAAAGAGATTTTCATATTGATATAAAAATAATTTCTGGTGGAAATTCAAGTTCATTGTTTCTTATAAATGAAAACAGGTTGCCTGCTAAAATAAATAATCTTAGGATAGGAGAAGCTATTTTACTTGGAAGAGAGACAGCTTATGGTGAAAAAATAGAAGGAGCATTTGATAATGTTTTTAAATTAGTATGTGAAATTATAGAAAATAAAGAAAAGCCATCTGTTCCATTGGGTGAAAGAGGTCTTGATGCCTTTGGAAATCAACCAATATTTGAAGATAAAGGCATCATGGAAAGAGCTATATTAGGAATAGGAAGACAGGATGTTAAAATAGGAAGTTTTTATCCTGTTGATGAAAAGATTGAAATAATAGGTGCAAGTAGTGATCATACTATTATTGATGTTACACATTGTGAAAAAAAATATAAAATAGGAGATTTAGTTGAATTCAAAATTAATTATGAAGGCTTGTTATCACTATGCACATCTAAATATGTAAGTAAAATTATAATTTAA
- a CDS encoding alanine/glycine:cation symporter family protein — protein sequence MIEKITMLSDWLWSYPMVILLALGSIYVTIRFKFKQIVKLPLIIKTVYKDVVKENSGEGNISALQAALTAIGSTLGSGNIMGVAVAISMGGIGALFWMVVIGLFAVGLKYAEVILGIKYREKNELGEYVGGAMYYLKHTKLPILGTLFALFLAFELLPSIGLQSLSVVQSAETLGISKYVTGVAIFAVVFITIVGGIKRVGALMDKIVPFMSFAYFILAWIIILANYKNIPFVFGQMFAGAFSAPAAFGGMAGGTVAMTMRSGLARGTYSNEAGMGTSPTAYAAAITDFPARQALWGMVEVFISTFLMCLTSGLLVTTSGAYKVVSFDRAASMPAVAFQEFYGNILGGAFMTIIIILFVLSTLIVMVYIGEKQIEYVFGTKISKVSRYVYILMVLIGAFGSLGIIVSFLDISLASLVIINMFGVLTMTGVAVQESDRFFEFPKNEK from the coding sequence ATGATTGAAAAAATAACTATGCTATCAGATTGGCTATGGTCATATCCAATGGTTATATTATTAGCTTTAGGTAGTATCTACGTAACAATAAGATTTAAGTTTAAACAAATTGTTAAATTACCTTTAATTATAAAAACAGTTTACAAAGATGTAGTAAAAGAAAATTCTGGTGAAGGAAATATCTCTGCTCTACAAGCTGCACTTACTGCAATAGGTTCAACCTTAGGTTCTGGAAATATTATGGGGGTTGCAGTTGCAATTTCCATGGGTGGTATTGGTGCTCTTTTCTGGATGGTTGTTATTGGACTTTTTGCTGTAGGTCTTAAATATGCTGAAGTTATATTAGGAATAAAGTATAGAGAAAAGAATGAACTAGGTGAATATGTTGGTGGAGCAATGTACTATTTAAAACATACTAAGCTTCCAATTCTAGGAACTTTGTTTGCACTTTTCTTAGCATTTGAACTTCTACCTTCTATAGGTTTACAATCATTATCTGTTGTTCAATCTGCTGAAACATTGGGGATTTCTAAGTATGTAACAGGTGTTGCTATATTTGCAGTTGTTTTCATAACAATTGTTGGTGGAATAAAAAGAGTTGGAGCTCTTATGGATAAAATAGTTCCTTTCATGAGTTTTGCTTATTTCATACTTGCATGGATAATCATACTAGCAAACTATAAAAATATTCCATTCGTTTTTGGACAAATGTTTGCAGGAGCATTCTCTGCACCAGCGGCTTTTGGAGGAATGGCTGGAGGAACAGTAGCTATGACTATGAGATCTGGTCTTGCTAGAGGAACTTACTCAAACGAAGCTGGAATGGGAACAAGTCCTACTGCTTATGCTGCAGCTATAACAGACTTCCCAGCACGTCAAGCTCTTTGGGGAATGGTTGAAGTTTTCATCAGTACTTTCTTAATGTGTTTAACTTCTGGTTTACTTGTAACAACTAGTGGTGCATACAAAGTTGTAAGTTTTGATAGAGCTGCTTCTATGCCTGCTGTTGCTTTCCAAGAATTTTATGGAAACATCTTAGGTGGAGCTTTCATGACAATAATCATAATACTATTTGTTCTTTCAACACTAATTGTAATGGTATACATTGGTGAAAAACAAATTGAATATGTATTTGGTACTAAAATTTCTAAAGTTTCTCGTTATGTATATATACTAATGGTTTTAATAGGAGCTTTTGGAAGTTTAGGAATAATAGTTTCTTTCCTAGACATTAGTTTAGCTTCACTAGTAATAATAAATATGTTTGGAGTTTTAACAATGACAGGTGTAGCAGTTCAAGAATCAGATAGATTCTTTGAATTCCCAAAAAATGAAAAATAA